A segment of the Fusobacterium ulcerans genome:
GGAAGCAGATTCTTGATTCAGTAAGAGGTTGTACTTTATATACTCCATATTTTACATCATCTTTAGTTTTTACTTCCATTCTTCCAGTAGTTACAGAAGTTACTTCTCTTCCTAGTGGTCCTGTTACTTTTACAAATTTTCTAGCTGATAATTCTTTTGATAGTACTGCTGTTGCTCTTTCTTCTATTTCTTTCCACCCATTAGCTGTAATAGGTGCTAATTCTCTTTTTAAAAAGTCCATATATATTACCTCCCGATTATTTTAAGTTTCCAATTTTTAATGAAGAAGAAGATTGTGCTCCTTCTCCAGCAGTTGCTTGTGCTTCGATATCTTCCAATGATCCTTCTGTAAATAAATAATCTTTTAATTCGTGATCAAATTCAGGAATAGTTCTTCTTAGCCACTCTATAATCATAGCAGCATGTTCAATTTCTTCATTTCTGTTATGTATCATAAGTTTTCTTAATTCATCATCAGTAGCAAGTTCTGCTCTTTGGTTGTATACATCTACTGCGTCTAGTTCCTCTCTAAGACTTTCAATTGCTCTAGTTATATCTTTTGTATTGTTACTCAATGACTTCATGCTCTCTTGCATTGCTTTCATAGCTTCTACCATAATTCTTACCTCCAATTTATATTACATTACTAATAAACTCTTATATATATTATTCTACGGTCTGAATAGAAATCCTTTAAAAAAAATAAAAAAATAGACTTGAAATTTTCATGATTCCAAGTCCATTTATTTTAATTAAAAATTATTTTTATAAATTATTAATTTTTGTTATAACGCTCTATAAAACTATTTGGCGTTATATAAGTCAGCAAGCATTTTATCAGTATCTAAGTTATTTTTTTCGATATCTTTGAAATATCTATAAGTTCCAACTTTTAATTCTGCACAAGCTGCTTCATCTGAAACTATTATTCCGCATCTGTGTAATTGAAGAGCAGAAACAGTCCACATATGATTAACTCCCTCTTCCACTCCATAATGAAGTGCTCTTGCTTTATTATGACCAGTTACCATAATAAGAACTTCTTTAGCATCAAGTATTGTACCAACTCCTACAGTCAATGCTAATTTAGGAACTGCATTTATATCTCCACCAAAGAATCTTGCATTAGCAACTATTGTATCCATAGTCAGTTCTTTATCTCTAGTTCTTGAAGTAAGAGAAGATCCTGGTTCGTTAAAAGCAATATGTCCATCAGGTCCTATTCCTCCTAAGAACAAATGAATACCTCCATATGATTTTATTTTATCTTCGTATCTTTGACATTCAGCATCATGGTCTTCAGCCATTCCATCAAGAATATTTACATTTTCTTTTTTTATATCTATATGATTGAAAAAGTTAGTGAACATATAATGATGATAACTTTGATCATTATCAGGTGTCAATCCTACATATTCATCCATATTGAAAGTAACTACATTTTCAAAAGAAACTATTCCATCTTTATTTAATTGTATAAGTCTTTTATACATTTCTAATGGAGTACCTCCAGTAGGAAGTCCTAATACAAACGGTCTTTCTTTTGTAGGTTTAAATTCATTAATTTTTTTTGCTACATATACAGCAGCCCAATCTCCAACTTTTTTGTCTGTGATGATAACTCTCATAATACCCTCCATATGATTTTATTTTAAAAATCTTATTAATTAGCTTAGTTTAAACCCTTTTACAAGTTCGATGGCATTGAAAATATAATCTTGTAAATCTTCATTTTCTAGCATAAGTTTTATGTAGATCATATCTATTACTGTTAATTGTGATATTCTTGGAGATAAAGCTGTTGCTCTGAAATCACTTTTCATTTCTACAGTGCTTAATTTTATATCTCCCAATTCCCTTATAGGACTTTGTACTACACTTGTTAATGTAATTATTTTTACTTTTCTATTTTTAGCAGCTTTTGCAAGATTAAATACTTCCAAAGTTTTTCCACTATGAGATATTACAAAGAGAACATCATTTTCATTCATTGTAGCTAGATAGCTCAACTGCATATGAGTATCATTTTCAAATAAAGTCTGTTTTCCTAATTCTAAAAGTTTAAAATGAAAATCTTTAGCCACTATTCCTGAAAATCCTACTCCTGCAAGCATTATCTTTCTAGCTTCAGATATCATTTTTACAGCTTTTTCTAATTCTTTGAAATCTGTTATTTCATAAGTATTATTCACAGCCATTGTATTTTCAGTAGCCACTTTTTTTCCAATTATCTCAAAAGTATCTGTAGGCTTAATCTCTTCATGCATAATATTTACATGTGATTCAGCTTTTCTATTTCCGATATCCTGACTAAGTGAAAGCTTAAAATCAGGAAACCCTTTGAATCCTAACTTTTTAGAAAACCTCACAATATTAGTTCCCCCTTGATATATATTCTCTGCTTTCATTTCTTTTTCAATACTATTTAAAACATCTCTTTTATTAAGGCTCCACAATGGTGCAGCTAATGTTTCTTTATTTCCATCACCTGTCAGTCTGTGGATAACTATATTATACGATATATTTTGCAATATTTTAACTACTTTTTTCACATATTCTTCTTTTTTTTGTATTTTTAATTCATTTTCCTTATAAAATTTCTCTAATTCAGTATTTTTTATAATGTGCAATAAATGTATTTTTATTCCCCATGTTCCACATTTTTCAGAATATACAGCAGTATTCAAAGGATCATCTTCCTCTTCTCCTGGAAGTCCTACAATTATATGAGTAACAAATTTTATATTATATTTTTTTAATTTTTCAGCTGCTTCTTCATATGTCTTTAGAGGATACTGCCTATTAATAATTTTTGCAACTTTTTCATTAATAGTTTGCAGTCCTAGTTCTATCCATAAAAAATATTTATTATTTATTTCGTTCAATAATTCTATTATATTATCTCCTAAACAGTCTGGTCTGGTAGCAATAGCCAACCCTATTACCCTTGGATGAGAAAGAGCTTCATAATATATTTTTCTTAAATATTCAACATCCCCATATGTATTAGTAAAATTTTGAAAATACGCTATAACCTTTCCTGAAGGAAATTTATTTTCTATAAGTTTCAGCTGCTCTTCTATCTGTTCAGTGATAGATAATCTTCTGCTTCCTGCAAAATCTCCACTTCCGCTTTCACTACAAAATATACACCCTTTAGTGCTTAAAGTTCCATCTCTATTTGGACAAGTAAAACCTCCATCTAAAGAAACTTTATATATTTTTTCACCGAAAGTATTTTTGAAATAGTTATCCAATGAATTATATCTCTTCTTGCTGCTCATTATTATTCCTTTCTAAAATTGAAAACTTCTTTATTATATTGTAATAAATTTTCAAGAAAAAAGAAACACTATATTTTGTTTTTTATTAAAGTTACACTTTAAATAAGAATATTGTAAAAATAATTAATAAAATGTTTCATATTACTCCAATAGTATATTATAATGTAGTAACAGCAAAAAATTACATAATAAGAAATTTGGAGAAAAGGAAAATAGTCAAACAAAGGATTATATAATAACAAATTTAAAAATACAATAATCATTGATATAATTTTAAATAAAAATGATAGATAGCATAGGAGGAACAAATGAACAGGCAGCTAAGGGCAAATTTCTTTGTAGGGTTAGTAGCTTTATTTTGGGGATCTACTTACTTTCTAACCAAAATAGGAATAGGATTGCTGGAGCCTTTTAATCTCACTTCATTAAGGTTTGGAACAGCTTTTTTAGTAACAGCTTTATTTTTTTATAAAAGAATATTAAAAGCCGATAAAGTAACTTTTAAATATTCCATCATCTTGGGGATACTTGCATTTATCTCAGTATTGAGTATGACCATAGGAGTAAAATATACTAGTGCTTCTAATGCTGGATTTCTTATAAGTCTTTCAGTAGTCATGATTCCAGTGATATCAGTTATTTTTTTAAAGAAGAAAATAAAATTTAAATTGCTTATAAGTGTTATTTTAGCAACTATCGGAATAGTTCTTCTCACTTTAAATGATCAGCTTACTGTCAATAAAGGAGATCTTCTATGTATTATTTGTGCTCTGGCTTTTGCTCTGCAAGTTTTGGTTATGGAAAGGATTCCTAAAGATGCTGATTCAGTAGCAATAGGTGCTTTGCAAATGGGAATAGTAGGAATATTAAATATGATAATTTCATTGGGTACTGAGAGTTTTAAATTTCCTCATGATATAAAAATATGGGGGGTTATAATAATATTAGGAATATTCTGTACAGCGATATGCTATATCATGCAGATATATGCCTTGAAAGATACAAGTGCCATACAGGCAGGAATAATTTTATCCCTTGAACCTGTATTTTCAGCACTATTTGCCTATATATTCCTTGGAGAACTTCTCTCAATGAAAGGTTATCTAGGAGCAATTCTATTATTTATAAGTGTTATTTTAGCTGGAGTTATTTAGTTATAACTCCATTTTTATATTCAGGAACAATATCAAACATATCCATAGTGAAGCAATGATTCATATCTCCATAAAAACCTATTGTTTTTAGATATTCAAAATGCTTGCTTCCTTCAAGCGTCTCCTCTATACCAAGAGATGTTTCAGCTAATCTTTTCATAGCAAGGCTGATATCTGTAAGCTGAATATCTCTGTTTTTTTCTTTTACTCTTCTTATTATTTCTCCAGCACATAATGCATCATCCAAAGAAAAATTATTATCAGTACCAGAACAAATTATTACAGTATCATCATTTTCTTCTAATATTTTTTTAGCTACACTTTCTACATTTAAGAAGGCTGCTATAAAAAGTTTTTTAGAACCATTTGCAGAATTTTCAATAGCTCTAGTTCCATTACTTGTTGTCATAAACATATCTTTTCCTGATACAGCTTCCTTAGTATATTCCAATGGGGAATTTCCAAAATCAAAACCTTCTATCTTTAATCCTTTTCTCTCTCCACCTAAAACAAAAGATTTAGACTTTTTTGAATTTTCCAACACACTTTCAATATCTTTATAAGGATATACTGCCTTTGCTCCATTTGCCAGAGCTGTTATCATTACACTTGTTGCTCTGAGTACATCTATGATTACCACAATTTTATCTTTTATTTTTTCAGGCTGTATATCTGCTGCTGTTAAAATTATATCTATTTTCATCTCTCTTCTCCTTACATATATTTATATAGTAATTATATCACTTTTATCAAAAAAATGAAGAGAATGAGGGAAGAAATAAAAGTATAAAAAATAAACAGCCTCAATCCTAGAGATATAGAACTTCAGCTGTTTAAAATTTTTATATTATTTAAGTTAAACATTTAATAGAATGCACAGTGTCATATTAACTTTTCTCATCCTCTTAAAATTATATGGTTCTTAGTTAAAATATTTTTGAATAAGTTTGTCATAAGTTCCATTTGCTTTAATTTCACTTAAAGCTTTTTCAACTTTTTCTAAAAGTGCTTTATCATTTTTTCTTACAGCAATAGCATATTCTTCCTGCTCTGCATCTGCATCAGCTAAAACTAATCCTTTATTTTGAGCAACATAATTTTTAGCAGGCTCAGAATCCAATACAATAGCTTCAACTTTTCCAGCTTGAAGAGCCATTATTCCTGCATAAGCAGCATTGAATCTTTCAATTTTTACTCCATCAATTTCACTGACTACCATATCTCCAGTAAATCCAAGCATAACCCCTACTTTTTTACCTTTAAGATCAGCAAAAGATTTTATAGAATCATTTCCATCTTTTACTATAATTACTTGACTGGCAGTATAATAAGGTTGTGTAAAAGATACAGTTTTCATTCTTTCTTCATTGGCAGTCATTCCAGCTATTACCAAATCAACCTTTTTCATTTGAAGTGCTGGAAGCAGTCCATCAAATCCCATATCTACTATCTTTATATCTGCATCTACAAGTTTTCCAATTTCGTGAACTAAGTCCATATCAAATCCTGTTATTTCTCCATTTTCAAGGTATTCAAATGGTGGAAATTCTGCATTTGTTCCTACATATATTTTGTCCTTTGCCAGTGCTGTTGCTGATACTGATAATACCATACTTCCTATTAATAATAATTTAAAAAACTTTTTCATAATTTACCCCCTCCTTATATCTATTATTAAACTATATATTTCTTATTTATTCAAGACTTTCTCTAAAAATTCTTTTGTTCTTTCATGTTTTGGATTATCAAACAGCTCAGCAGGGGTAGTATCTTCTAATATATCTCCTCTATCCATGAAGAATAATCTATTTGCAACATTTCTTGCAAATCCCATTTCATGTGTTACTATAAGCATTGTCATTCCCTCTTTTGCCAGTCCTCTCATAACATCCAAAACCTCTTTAATCATTTCTGGGTCAAGAGCAGATGTAGGCTCATCAAAAAGCATTACTTCCGGTTCCATGGCAAGAGCTCTCGCTATAGCAATTCTTTGTTTCTGTCCTCCAGATAATTGATTAGGATAAGATGCTGCTTTCTCTCTCAATCCTACTTTATCTAATAGTGCCATTGCTTTTTTATCTGCCTCATCTTGAGAATAACCTTTCAATTTCATAGGTGAAAGAGTAAGATTTTCTAAAACTGTTTTATGTGGAAAAAGATTAAAATGCTGGAATACCATTCCCACTTTTTCACGTACTTTGTTAATATCAGTTTCTGAAGCCATAAGATCTTTACCTTTAAAATATATATGACCAGCTGTTGGTTCTTCAAGTCTGTTCAGGCATCTAAGGAAAGTAGATTTTCCACTTCCAGAAGGACCTATTATTGCTACAATATCTCCCTTATGTATTTCTGCACTTATATTTTTTAATACTTCTAATTTTCCAAAGTTTTTATATAAATTAGCTACCTTAATCACTTACCTTCAACCCCTTTTCTATTCCTCTCATGAATTTAGTAAATACAGCTGTTAATATTAGATATATCAGACCTACTGCCAGTAAAGGCTCTACTCCTCTGTATGTTTGGCTTGTAATGATATTTGCAGATCTCAATAAGTCTACTCCACCAATAAATCCTACTATAGATGTTTCTTTCAACAAAGTAATAAATTCACTTACTAGTGCTGGAAGTATTTTCTTTATAGCTTGTGGAATAATTATTTCTTTCATTGCAATACCATATGGCATCCCCAGAGCTCTTGCAGCTTCCATCTGTCCTTTGTCCAGTCCTTCTATACCAGCTCTTATTATTTCAGCAACATATGCTCCAGAGTTGATTCCGAAAGAAAGTCCAGCTATAACAAGTATAGGTGTATCTCTCAATGCTCCTACGAATATTAGGTTAGCAAGTATCATAAGCTGTACAACTGCTGGTGTTCCTCTTATAAGGTCTACATATGCAAATGCTAATGATGATAATGGATTAAATTTCTCCCATCCCTTTTTATGTTTTAATGGATAAAAATGCGACAGTTCCATAAGAGCAATAAATATTCCTAATAGTACTCCAATTAATGCTGCCAACATAGTTGTTCCTATAGAGAAAGCCAGACCATTTACAATATACATGTATCTGTTTCCTCCTAAAAAAATATCTTTTAGTAATGCTAAATACTCCATTTGTTCCCCCTTCATTATATTTAAATTTTTATTTTTTTTATAAAAAAAGTACAGCCTTCAAAACAGGTCTGTACTTAAACTCTTAAAAAAACAAAATCAATAGATAAATATCTATTGACCATTCTCATTCTATACTCATGGAAACATATTAAAGAATAAAGATAATTTCCAATCTTTTCAAAGAAAGTTTAATTTTGATCAGCCAATTTTAAAGATAAGGTGATATTCAATTTTCTATTAGTAGATTCCTTATCCTATTATTCCTGAATTTCATTTTACTTTCTCCCTTTAACTTAGTTACTTTATATTTTTTATTATTATACGCCATTACTTTTAAAAAGTCAATTCTTTTATTATGATACTATTTTTTTAATAAAATATTTTTTTGAACTTTTTTTTCATTTTTTATTATTTGGTATTGACATTGAACTAAAGTGGTGATATCATAGTAAATTATATTGAAGTGATAATAATTTAATAAGGAAGTGATTAGAATGAGTTACAAATCAAAATTAGACATCAGGCAGACGGAGGTCGCAATCAAACAAGTAAAAGATTTCTTTGAAAGGGAATTGGCTAAAGAACTAAATTTAACAAGAGTTTCAGCTCCATTATTCGTTAAACCAGAAAGCGGATTAAATGATAATTTGAATGGAATCGAAAGACCAGTAAGTTTTGTTACAAAAGCTGGAGATAAAGCTGAAATTGTTCACTCTTTAGCAAAATGGAAAAGAATGGCACTTCACAATTATAACTTCAATATAGGAGAAGGACTATACACTGACATGAATGCTATTAGAAGAGATGAAGATACAGATTTCATCCACTCATATTATGTTGACCAATGGGATTGGGAAAAAATAATAGCTAAAGAAGACAGAAAAGAAGAAACATTGAAAGAGATAGTTTCTGGAATATATGAGGTATTCAAAAAAACTGAAGATTATGTTAATTCGCTATATCCTGAACTGGACAAAAAGATACCTGAAAAAATAACATTTATTACTGCTCAGGAACTAGAAGATAAATATCCTCTGCTTACTCCAAAAGAAAGAGAACATGCAGCTGCTAAAGAATATGGTGCTGTGTTCCTTATGAAAATAGGAGGAACTCTTAACTCAGGAGAAAAACATGATGGAAGAGCACCTGACTATGATGACTGGGAATTAAATGGAGATATAATTCTTAACTATGAACCTTTAGGAATTGGATTAGAGCTTTCATCTATGGGAATAAGAGTAGATGAGGATTCATTAGTAAAACAGTTGGAAATATCTGGCTGTGAAGACAGAAAAGAATTGGATTATCATAAAAAGCTTATTAACAAAGAGCTTCCATATACAGTTGGTGGAGGAATAGGACAATCTCGTATCTGTATGTTCTTCCTTGACAAACTTCATATAGGAGAAGTTCAAGCTTCTATGTGGCCAAAAGAAGTTCATGAGATCTGTAAAAAATTAAATATTCACCTTTTATAAGAATTTTAATAATTGTTTCATATTCAAAAAAGTTGATTAATTAGGCTTATTTCACTAAAAATCCAAAACTCGTTACACTCAAACAGTTGTATTTTTCAGCGTTCAATTTCGCTGTATTAATCTAACTTTATCTCATAAATTACACAATTATTTAAGTTTTATAATGCTAAGATAAAGATAAATGTCCTCTCATTTAATTGGGAGGATTTTCTTTTGTAAAGAAATATGGTAAAATATTCTGATAAAACTAAGGGGGAGAGAAAATTGATTACGTCTATTTTATTGAAACAAATAATCACAATGTTTATGCTTATGGGGGTAGGTGCTGCACTTTATAAACTAAAATTCATAACGGATCAGGGAGCAAAGGAATTTGGAAATGTTCTGCTTCGTATAATTATACCAAGTGTTATTGTGAAATCATATATAGTGGAATTTACTCCAGAAAAATTCAGAGATATGTGGATGTCTACTGGCCTTGCTCTTTTGGGACTTCTTCTGGCAATGGGTATCTCTGCCTATGTTTATGGAAAAAGAAAGCCAATTGAAAACTTTGCTTCTTCATACTCTAATGCAGGATTCATTGGAATTCCATTGACACAGGCAGTTTTTGGAAGTGAAGCAGTATTTTATGTAGCTGCTTATGTTACTCTTTTAAATCTATTTCAATGGACTTATGGTGTATTTGTAATGACTGGAGAAACTGAGAATATAAAGCCTAAAAATCTGATTGCTAATCCAATGCTGCTAAGTATGATAATAGGACTTATAATATTTCTTTTCTCTATACCTGTACCTGAAACAGTTGTGACTACAATAGGTTTTCTTGCTTCAATGAATACTCCTGTTGCTATGCTGGTATTGGGAATATTTCTTGCTAAAGCTGATATAAAAGATATTTTCTTTGATTACAAGATTTATCCATGTATGGCTATGCGTCTTTTAGTTATTCCATTGATAACTTTAGTAGTATTTTATTTCTTACCAATAAAGAATACTACTATGGTAATGTCGGTTCTTATTGCTGCCTGTACTTCTGTTGGTGGAAATATAGTAATCTTTGCACAGCAATATGATAGAAATTATTTACTTGCTATAAAAACAGTTTGCTTGAGCACTATTCTTTCTATTGTTACAATACCATTATTTTTTATGGTTGTACAAATGTTATATATGTAGAAAATATTTAAAAATGGATGAAAAAAACTAGACTAAATTTTAGAAATTTGGAAATTAGAAAGATTTATGTAATTAATGAAGTGAATAAAATGTAAAAAACAGTATGTTTGAACATAGTGAGTTTACTGTTTTTAGTTTTAAGAACAAAATTAATAATAAATCTTTCTACTGGAAAATTTTAAAATTATATTTCTAGATATGAATCATCCATTTTTTACATATAACCATATTTCCCTTTCTCTCTTCTTATAAAAAACAGAGACACAAGAATAGATAATATCTCTGCAAAAGGAACTGCCAGCCATATTCCATTCACTTGAAATATCATTGGAAGAAAAAATATTCCCAATACTATAAATACCAGTGTTCTCATAAAAGAAATTACTGCTGAAATCTTTCCATTAGATAATGCTGTAAACAGAGAAGAGGAAAATATATTATATCCAGCAAATATATATGCTATTGCAAATAGTGAGAATCCTTTTATTGCAATATTATATACTTCTGTTCCCTCAGAAGCAAAAAATCCAACAATATATTTTGCAAATATCAAAGAAAGTAAAAATACTCCTACTGATGATCCCATAATAAGTTTTGAACAAATTTTAAATATTCTTTTTAACTGCTTCTTATTTTGATTTCCATAGTTGTAACTTATAATTGGGGCTGTCCCCATAGAAAATCCCAGATACACTGCTATAAATACAAACTGTGAGTAAAGTATTATAGTTATAGCTGCTACTCCCTTTTCTCCCATATATTTCATCATTACTATATTAAAAAGAAAAGTAACTACTCCACTGGAAATATCTGTAACCATTTCTGAAGAACCGTTTATACAACTTTCTATTAATGTTTTCCATTCTATTTTCACTTTCACAAAATATAAATTATTTCTCTTCTTTAAAAAATATACTATCCCAAATATTGAAATTATAAGATATCCTGATACTGTTGCTAATGCTGCTCCTATCATTCCCATTGCAAATGTTTTCATAAATAGATAATCTAATACAGCATTACTGATACCAGAGACAATAGTCATTCTCAATCCTAATTCTGGTCTTCCAGCTGTAATAAAAAAAGTTTGAAAAAGTATCTGCAATATGAAAAAAGGAGCAAAGAATATTATTATTTTCAAATAATCATAGGAATATTTTTCTAATGCTGGTGAAGCTCCTAAAAATCTTATAATCTCATTTAAAAATATATTTCCAAAGATAGAAATACAAATTCCTAGAAATATTCCAGTATACACTATGAGAGAAAAAGCATTTCTTGCTTCTTCATTTTTTCCCTCTCCCATTTTTTTTGCTATAATGGCACTTCCCCCAGCTGCAAACATAATAGCCAATGCATGAATAAAGCTGATAAATGGATAGGCTATATTCAGCCCTGAAAGTGCAGTTGTTCCAATGAATCTTGAAATAAATATTCCATCAACAATGGTATATAAAGACATAAACAGCATCATAATTATTGCTGGTACAGTAAATTTAATCAGTGATGATAAAGTAAATTTTTTTGATATTGTGTAACTCATTTTTTCCTCCGTGTTCTATAAAACTATTGAATTTATTTCTTACACTAGATATAATAAAGTATAAGGTAACTGGATAGTCAAGAGGAGAATGAAAATTATGATAAACAAATCTAACTTATATTTTACAACAGGAGAATTTGCAAAACTTTTCAATGTAAGTAAGTCTACACTTTTTTATTATGATGAAGTAGGAGTATTTTCTCCCATTATAAGAGAGGAAAATGACTACAGATTTTATGCAGTAGAACAAATAGAGGTATTTGAAGTTATAGTAACTTTGAAAGAACTTGGAATGTCTTTAAAAGATATAAAAGAATATATGGAAAATAGGACCCCAGAAAATTTTATTACTCTTATGGAGGAAAGAGAAAAAATAATAGATGAGAAAATAAGCTATTTGAAAGAAATCAAACAATTCTTTCGTAAGAAAGCTGATCTAGTAAGAGAAAGTTTATGTGTAGACACTAATAAAGTAGAGATAAAAGAATATCCAGATGAGTATCTTATTCC
Coding sequences within it:
- a CDS encoding ferritin-like domain-containing protein; its protein translation is MVEAMKAMQESMKSLSNNTKDITRAIESLREELDAVDVYNQRAELATDDELRKLMIHNRNEEIEHAAMIIEWLRRTIPEFDHELKDYLFTEGSLEDIEAQATAGEGAQSSSSLKIGNLK
- the nagB gene encoding glucosamine-6-phosphate deaminase, with the translated sequence MRVIITDKKVGDWAAVYVAKKINEFKPTKERPFVLGLPTGGTPLEMYKRLIQLNKDGIVSFENVVTFNMDEYVGLTPDNDQSYHHYMFTNFFNHIDIKKENVNILDGMAEDHDAECQRYEDKIKSYGGIHLFLGGIGPDGHIAFNEPGSSLTSRTRDKELTMDTIVANARFFGGDINAVPKLALTVGVGTILDAKEVLIMVTGHNKARALHYGVEEGVNHMWTVSALQLHRCGIIVSDEAACAELKVGTYRYFKDIEKNNLDTDKMLADLYNAK
- a CDS encoding MurR/RpiR family transcriptional regulator, which encodes MRFSKKLGFKGFPDFKLSLSQDIGNRKAESHVNIMHEEIKPTDTFEIIGKKVATENTMAVNNTYEITDFKELEKAVKMISEARKIMLAGVGFSGIVAKDFHFKLLELGKQTLFENDTHMQLSYLATMNENDVLFVISHSGKTLEVFNLAKAAKNRKVKIITLTSVVQSPIRELGDIKLSTVEMKSDFRATALSPRISQLTVIDMIYIKLMLENEDLQDYIFNAIELVKGFKLS
- a CDS encoding DMT family transporter; this translates as MNRQLRANFFVGLVALFWGSTYFLTKIGIGLLEPFNLTSLRFGTAFLVTALFFYKRILKADKVTFKYSIILGILAFISVLSMTIGVKYTSASNAGFLISLSVVMIPVISVIFLKKKIKFKLLISVILATIGIVLLTLNDQLTVNKGDLLCIICALAFALQVLVMERIPKDADSVAIGALQMGIVGILNMIISLGTESFKFPHDIKIWGVIIILGIFCTAICYIMQIYALKDTSAIQAGIILSLEPVFSALFAYIFLGELLSMKGYLGAILLFISVILAGVI
- a CDS encoding 2-phosphosulfolactate phosphatase, with the translated sequence MKIDIILTAADIQPEKIKDKIVVIIDVLRATSVMITALANGAKAVYPYKDIESVLENSKKSKSFVLGGERKGLKIEGFDFGNSPLEYTKEAVSGKDMFMTTSNGTRAIENSANGSKKLFIAAFLNVESVAKKILEENDDTVIICSGTDNNFSLDDALCAGEIIRRVKEKNRDIQLTDISLAMKRLAETSLGIEETLEGSKHFEYLKTIGFYGDMNHCFTMDMFDIVPEYKNGVITK
- a CDS encoding basic amino acid ABC transporter substrate-binding protein — protein: MKKFFKLLLIGSMVLSVSATALAKDKIYVGTNAEFPPFEYLENGEITGFDMDLVHEIGKLVDADIKIVDMGFDGLLPALQMKKVDLVIAGMTANEERMKTVSFTQPYYTASQVIIVKDGNDSIKSFADLKGKKVGVMLGFTGDMVVSEIDGVKIERFNAAYAGIMALQAGKVEAIVLDSEPAKNYVAQNKGLVLADADAEQEEYAIAVRKNDKALLEKVEKALSEIKANGTYDKLIQKYFN
- a CDS encoding amino acid ABC transporter ATP-binding protein, producing MIKVANLYKNFGKLEVLKNISAEIHKGDIVAIIGPSGSGKSTFLRCLNRLEEPTAGHIYFKGKDLMASETDINKVREKVGMVFQHFNLFPHKTVLENLTLSPMKLKGYSQDEADKKAMALLDKVGLREKAASYPNQLSGGQKQRIAIARALAMEPEVMLFDEPTSALDPEMIKEVLDVMRGLAKEGMTMLIVTHEMGFARNVANRLFFMDRGDILEDTTPAELFDNPKHERTKEFLEKVLNK
- a CDS encoding amino acid ABC transporter permease, with amino-acid sequence MEYLALLKDIFLGGNRYMYIVNGLAFSIGTTMLAALIGVLLGIFIALMELSHFYPLKHKKGWEKFNPLSSLAFAYVDLIRGTPAVVQLMILANLIFVGALRDTPILVIAGLSFGINSGAYVAEIIRAGIEGLDKGQMEAARALGMPYGIAMKEIIIPQAIKKILPALVSEFITLLKETSIVGFIGGVDLLRSANIITSQTYRGVEPLLAVGLIYLILTAVFTKFMRGIEKGLKVSD
- the asnA gene encoding aspartate--ammonia ligase, translating into MSYKSKLDIRQTEVAIKQVKDFFERELAKELNLTRVSAPLFVKPESGLNDNLNGIERPVSFVTKAGDKAEIVHSLAKWKRMALHNYNFNIGEGLYTDMNAIRRDEDTDFIHSYYVDQWDWEKIIAKEDRKEETLKEIVSGIYEVFKKTEDYVNSLYPELDKKIPEKITFITAQELEDKYPLLTPKEREHAAAKEYGAVFLMKIGGTLNSGEKHDGRAPDYDDWELNGDIILNYEPLGIGLELSSMGIRVDEDSLVKQLEISGCEDRKELDYHKKLINKELPYTVGGGIGQSRICMFFLDKLHIGEVQASMWPKEVHEICKKLNIHLL
- a CDS encoding AEC family transporter; this encodes MITSILLKQIITMFMLMGVGAALYKLKFITDQGAKEFGNVLLRIIIPSVIVKSYIVEFTPEKFRDMWMSTGLALLGLLLAMGISAYVYGKRKPIENFASSYSNAGFIGIPLTQAVFGSEAVFYVAAYVTLLNLFQWTYGVFVMTGETENIKPKNLIANPMLLSMIIGLIIFLFSIPVPETVVTTIGFLASMNTPVAMLVLGIFLAKADIKDIFFDYKIYPCMAMRLLVIPLITLVVFYFLPIKNTTMVMSVLIAACTSVGGNIVIFAQQYDRNYLLAIKTVCLSTILSIVTIPLFFMVVQMLYM
- a CDS encoding MATE family efflux transporter, producing the protein MSYTISKKFTLSSLIKFTVPAIIMMLFMSLYTIVDGIFISRFIGTTALSGLNIAYPFISFIHALAIMFAAGGSAIIAKKMGEGKNEEARNAFSLIVYTGIFLGICISIFGNIFLNEIIRFLGASPALEKYSYDYLKIIIFFAPFFILQILFQTFFITAGRPELGLRMTIVSGISNAVLDYLFMKTFAMGMIGAALATVSGYLIISIFGIVYFLKKRNNLYFVKVKIEWKTLIESCINGSSEMVTDISSGVVTFLFNIVMMKYMGEKGVAAITIILYSQFVFIAVYLGFSMGTAPIISYNYGNQNKKQLKRIFKICSKLIMGSSVGVFLLSLIFAKYIVGFFASEGTEVYNIAIKGFSLFAIAYIFAGYNIFSSSLFTALSNGKISAVISFMRTLVFIVLGIFFLPMIFQVNGIWLAVPFAEILSILVSLFFIRREKGKYGYM